Genomic DNA from Kluyveromyces lactis strain NRRL Y-1140 chromosome C complete sequence:
AGTTTTTTGCTTgcaatgaagaaatcatgaACATTTTACTACCAGCGAAAGATCTGATATATAGCAAATCCACCTGTCAGCGGTTGGCTACATGTCTGCGTCAATTGCTACTGAAACAATTTCCTAGTGTGGAAACCACTGATCTTGATCCATTTGAAGCCGAGGACGTATATCTTTTGCAGaaatttatcaataaaTTGTTTATCCGATTTAATCACTTGGTAGAACGCGTTAACCTTTATGTTATACTCGATGGGCTGGATGATAATTCACAGGTGAACTTGGAAACACCTACGCAACTCATGGCATTACCTGGATCTATTCTTCCACAAGCGATGATTCAACTTCGGTTAATAATCTCGTTCTCCAAATCCTCATTCTTGTCCAATTACTCAACGTTCAAGGTTCCCACGATCTTCTTCCCCAAATATAAACCACTGGAGATTGAATATATTGTATCACAAACACCAGGTTTCTCGGATGACCCGCTGttattggaaaaaatgGATGAGATAGGATGCGGAAATACAGAACAATTCAGGAGTGAAATCTTCGAAAAATATATCCATTTCCTGATAGAATCATTAATTGTATATACAGGTTATGACCCCACTGCACTGATAGACATAATGAGAATTAAATGGAGGTGCTTTGTACGATCTTTAAATCAAGAGAACATTAAAAATACAGTACAGTTATACAAATCTAACCTGGAGCTATTCAATAAACCTAACGAAAGACTAATACCACAAACCAGCCGTTCGGATCAAAATTCACTAAGTGGTACCGGGTCTGTTGGTTATTCAAGCCattctctttgtttcatGGCAAAATATCTTCTAATAGCCGCATATTTGGCAtcatatttgaatcatcGGTACGACTCTAAAGTCTTCTCCAAGAAGAGTCATCTAAGGGGGGGTAGATCATCTTATGGGAGAAGAAGCAAACCAGCGAATAACCCGAGATACCTTCAACCATCAGGCTTTTCTCTTGAGAGAATGCTGGCAATTTTCCAATCGATATACCCAGTCAGAGTTTCGAAGGAATTGTCTCcagatttctttcaaagagatGTTCATATGAAAGCAAATGTGGAAGTCTACGAAAACGTGTCCGAATTGATTACTTCTCAACTTCTTACCGGTCTGAACATGCACAAATTGGGGTATCTTCACGAAAGACTTAAGTTTAAAGTTAACGTCACTTGGGATTACATATTACTAGTGGCTGGCAgtgttgattttgatatttcagaATATTTCAGTGATGTTGTGGAATAAACTCGGCATTTGTAGTAGTTATATGATTGTTGCATGCcgttctttttttttcgatCTCATTTTACTCTATGGAatgcttcttcaaatttagGTATTTTTTATAgacattgaaattgatacGTAGAGAGAAACAACCATAGATTCAGATATTTGACATACCAGCAAGCAGAAAGCAGCAGCTTTCATTGAGTATGAATGTAAATAAGGGATCATCTGATCAAAATGATAGATCTGTAATTACCAAATCTAAGGATAAGCTTCAGGTCAAAAAGACTGACTTCAACGCAGATAGCTATGACGATCACTTCGAGGAATCAGACTACCAGGACATTTCTTGCAGCGACGACAGTAGcgataatgaagaagaaatagaagaTTTCGTACGAAGAGGTCAAACCGAAACCgatgaaatctttgatggAAATTCCTCAGAGATTTCAGAATCTGACAGCGCTGTTGCTGATGATTCAgtatcagaagaagaaataaatggTAGTAACGTACAAATAGAAGCCTTCAAcatggaagaagaactgaaaaatgGGACCGTAGACAAGGTAGGGAATGCTACGGGAAAAACTataaatgatgattttgaaaatgagGACCAATGGATCCAAGACTTTTCTTCGAAGGAGTCAATTAAAAGGGCAAGAGAAGCTCATGAAAATAGCCAAACTCTACAACGGAAGAAGAGGGCTAGGATGTTATACAGACTAGAAGAAGTTCTCGAACAATTGTACTATTTTGTACCGAGAGGGAAGACAATTCAAGAAGCATTGATTTTGCTTCAACAACTACGGAAAAGTTTACCAAAAGAACATAAGGAACGTACAAAATACATTGCGAACGCAATACAGATCATTCTAACTTTAGTAAATGTGCTGGAACAGAAGGGTATAGACAATCCCATGCAATTGCAGAAAGAAGGAATAAGGGAGTtatatgatgaagaaaatctCATGGGATCAACAATTGACGACGTTGAAAGTAAAAACTGGGTCTTCAAATGGTTTGCAGACTTTGAAACGGCTCatgaatcattttcaaactACGAAATGCAAACCTGGAAGGAAAAATACTTCAACAGTAGTGTTGTGGTAAAGAGAAAATGTGACACTGATGAAACTGACCATTGGTATCATGTTGATTGTATTTACTTTATGTAATTAAGCGTACCAGATGACTAAcgccaaaaaaaattgcCAGATCTGAGTACAACCGCTCTAGGTTACCAATCCGTGGTTTGGTCTTGCATCATAGTTTCATTATTGCTCCCCGAATCGTCTTCCGTGTAACCATGAAGTTTTCCAGCTATCTCTCTTGACAAACTTTCTATCTTTTCTAACGTTAATCTatcagatgaagaatcaattgatgaaatgtTTTTGTGTAAACTCATTAGCACCAACCTAAATTTGTTCCGTATCTTGAATATACTTTTCTCATATATGGCCACATTTTCCTGATTATTATCCATCtggatttcttcaataagGTCTTTTATTACCTTCGCATTCTTCTGTAAAGCTGCGTCGTCGAATTTTTGTATCAGCACGTCACTTATCCCATATATGATTCCTAAAAGTTGAAACCTTTGAAACCCCACCTGCAACCCATACTGTTTACCTTCAAGTAGATTATGTTTAAGATTTTCATTCCTGCCTTCCTCGTACCCTTCTTGATAGAACTCTTGttccaaattcaacaactcATCAAAATCCATGTCTTGAATTTGTCAGGTCTATCTAATTGCAATGGAGCTCCGATATCCGTCTCGAATATGAACTTTATTGGAACCATTCAAAATTGTGGCAGACAACCCAAGACCTGACTTGCACGCTTCCTCAAAATGGGTCATGAACTTGTCGaagttttcattttgttcaCCTGTCTTTCTTACTAATATGGGAAACAAAAAACCCTGAAACCAGTACACAAAGTGATGTATAAGAATGGACATTGGATAAACACACGACTACTATTACAACTGTAAATGTAAATGTAACGTGAGCTAAGTTCACCGCACTCCTAACAATCCTCAACGTGAAAAAtattatttcaaataaaagGCTTCAGTGATAAAATTATATAAACAGTTATGTGCATACCAAAAGCTAAACTATTAATTTAACGTAGTGCCACTGATGACTTCCTTACCAgttttcttgatcttttcaagaacaGTATCATATGGCAAAGAAGTGTAAACATCAACGGTTTGTTTTTCCAACGAGATTTCAGTTTTGGAAACTTCTGGTTCTAGCTTGCTCAAAGCTCTTTCAACAGCGCTTGAGCAACCACTGCAGGACATTTGAACGTTGAATTGGTAATGATTAGTTGATGACATTGTATGTTAGAATTGATTGTGTCAGCTCTCACGTAGACTATACTCAATTTGTATAATGTGTGCTTGACAGTAGTCAaccgaaaaaaaaaggaaatgtAGCTTGAATTGGACCCAGATGAGGATTAACCGATGGACGACTCTTGTTTTGACATTGTACCTTTATTTGAGTTGAGCATATTTATATAATCGAAACTAgaactggaaaaaaaaaaaaacacacTGGTAAGCACTGGAAAGGATGGGAAGTGCAGAGAGGGAAAGCAAGCATGTTTCTTAGTCAGAATGATGTTGAAAGGTATCATAATGCAGTTTTTGGCGGCTTTGGCTTTATGAATGCTAAGTTATGTCATTATCTTATATAGAGGATATATAGGTAATTGTAAACCGGTAGATATGACTCAATCGGTAGCTTCTTCTCTTACCCTTCTGATTTCATCGATGCAGTCTCTTCTTGTTGGAGTGTCAGCGAAGAGAAGGATGATCCATTGAACGATCTCATCAGTTTCGAATAAAAAGAACTCTCCCTCGTAGAACATCTCTAATATATCCTTGAGGTGCGCGGTAAGGATCTTGCTTAGTATTCCCAATTTTTCGCGAGAATGGCGGTATGTTTCGATGAGGTTGAGTCTTGGGATCTCTAGGCCAGAAAGTAGGAGCATGATAAATTCTGATAAATTTTCGGAGCTCTTCTCTGAGATCACTCTCCAATGCAAGATATTGTCTATTACCAAATCATGTACGATATATCTTATCAAAGCGACAAGTATTGTATTGTCTTCTAACTTGTAAAGCGTGGGTAATGCAGTTTTTTTAAGGTATGGAAGTAATGAAGATATGGTAATGTCCCAGTCTGGGGTTCTCTCATTGTCCTTAAGCTCCTGTAATTGGTCATTTACCAATTTGTAGATGGTCTTCTTGATCAAATTGAGATTGAGGTCCAAACGTCTGGAGTTTAATTCCATCAATTGCAGTAACTTTGGATTCTCGGTATATAGGTATCTGACATCCTTGTATAACTGGGTCCAATCATTGACTTTTTCCGAGACCATAGCGAAAAAGGCCGTTTGTAGCAGGTTGAACTTATAAAGGTATATTGATTCCACTTTCGAACGCCCTATGGTATCGCAACCTTGTTCAAATTCAGTAAATACTTTCGCTGCAGATTGGACGAATACAGATACCTGTATAGGAACATTGTCTACATCTATGTCTAGCTCTTCATCCCAGCCATCATGCTCATCACTATCTTGATTTTCATTCCATCCCCAGCTTTCGGTGTCTTTGCcgttttctgttttcttttcggaCAGCTCAAGATCCTGTTTCTCACCTTTCTCATATTTGCCACCATCTGTCTTGAACTGCACTGAAACTAATTCATGATACTCTTCTTCAGGGATAGAACGAATTTGAATTACTCTCTGTTGCATCATGGACTCGAACTTAAGGGTAGTATAAATATTCTCGTCCTTAAGAATTCTGTTAAGCTCAAATCCATCGTATGCCCattcagtttcttctgAAATCTTAGTCAACGAGTCATGAATGCTGGATATAATCTCTGTTGTTTGCTCTTTATCGTTTGATAGTAATTCCGGGTTTGCACGAATGATTTTGAGTAACTCAGTCAACAGAACGTTCCCAAAGTGAATCATAACGCTTTCTTTTGCGTGCTTACTAAGATCGTTTTCAATGAAAGTTGTCAAAGTTTGGTAGCTTTTAATTTGATCTAACGAATTATATTCTGAGGTAGCAAGTGTTAATTTCCCCGGTTCTGCCCTTACCATGATACATTTCTCATCAAAGACAAATTCCTTAAAGAACTTTATAAGAGGGTTCAACTTAACAGTGTCGTCTAAAATCTCTTGAAGAAGGACAATCTCTTTATCCTTGTATGTTTCTAAATTGGTACTTGCAATGAACCAATGCGTTTGATCAATCATATTgtgatcaaagaaattgttttcaaataacTCTACCATCTCATCAAAGTTAAACTCAACCGAATCTAATTCAATCGTCTTTTTGAACATCATTTCATTTCCAGATATGGTGTAAAACATATTGGATACTTCCTTGAACCTCTCTAATACGTTCAAATGAAGGCAGTCGATGTAAGTTGCAACAGATTGCTGGAACCTAAAACTCTCACCAGAAATGTTGACATCTTTAAACTTCTTATGGATATTTTGTAATGAATAATAGCAGTTTTCTAGTTCGTTGAGTTCGTAGTTTGTGTTAAACTCTTTGAGTAAATCAGAGAGTATTTTATACTGATTGTATTTTGCTAAATCTTTGGTAAGATCCGAATCCTCTCTCAGTACTTCTTCGAGtaattttgaatttggttTGGGATGAACTGAATCCGAACTCTTGAATTGAGGATCCGCCTCAATTGCTTGAGAAAGAGCTGACGTGTCACTCAATAAATCATTCAACAGCTTCTCCAGAGTGGCCATTGTCGAGGTTATGGAGAAAACGATTGACTGTTTGTCCTTTGGGTCCCGTTTCTTTCGATCATTCAAGCCGTATTTGTTACTTGCTTTGAATTAATTATTACCTATGAAAAAATACCAGACTTAAGTTTATACTGATTCGCAGGTGAAATGAGGCAAGATGATAAAT
This window encodes:
- the LIN1 gene encoding U5 snRNP complex subunit LIN1 (some similarities with uniprot|P38852 Saccharomyces cerevisiae YHR156C LIN1 Nuclear protein that physically interacts with Irr1p a component of the cohesin complex may link together proteins involved in chromosome segregation mRNA splicing and DNA replication), giving the protein MNVNKGSSDQNDRSVITKSKDKLQVKKTDFNADSYDDHFEESDYQDISCSDDSSDNEEEIEDFVRRGQTETDEIFDGNSSEISESDSAVADDSVSEEEINGSNVQIEAFNMEEELKNGTVDKVGNATGKTINDDFENEDQWIQDFSSKESIKRAREAHENSQTLQRKKRARMLYRLEEVLEQLYYFVPRGKTIQEALILLQQLRKSLPKEHKERTKYIANAIQIILTLVNVLEQKGIDNPMQLQKEGIRELYDEENLMGSTIDDVESKNWVFKWFADFETAHESFSNYEMQTWKEKYFNSSVVVKRKCDTDETDHWYHVDCIYFM
- the ATX1 gene encoding copper metallochaperone ATX1 (highly similar to uniprot|P38636 Saccharomyces cerevisiae YNL259C ATX1 Cytosolic copper metallochaperone that transports copper to the secretory vesicle copper transporter Ccc2p for eventual insertion into Fet3p, which is a multicopper oxidase required for high-affinity iron uptake), whose translation is MSSTNHYQFNVQMSCSGCSSAVERALSKLEPEVSKTEISLEKQTVDVYTSLPYDTVLEKIKKTGKEVISGTTLN
- the LTO1 gene encoding ribosome biosynthesis protein LTO1 (weakly similar to uniprot|P53846 Saccharomyces cerevisiae YNL260C Protein required for cell viability), which translates into the protein MDFDELLNLEQEFYQEGYEEGRNENLKHNLLEGKQYGLQVGFQRFQLLGIIYGISDVLIQKFDDAALQKNAKVIKDLIEEIQMDNNQENVAIYEKSIFKIRNKFRLVLMSLHKNISSIDSSSDRLTLEKIESLSREIAGKLHGYTEDDSGSNNETMMQDQTTDW
- the ORC5 gene encoding origin recognition complex subunit 5 (similar to uniprot|P50874 Saccharomyces cerevisiae YNL261W ORC5 Subunit of the origin recognition complex which directs DNA replication by binding to replication origins and is also involved in transcriptional silencing) — translated: MVRPDVRYREEQLDFLEAFVDADPKLSPPILFIEGPHGSGKTHTLKKFFACNEEIMNILLPAKDLIYSKSTCQRLATCLRQLLLKQFPSVETTDLDPFEAEDVYLLQKFINKLFIRFNHLVERVNLYVILDGLDDNSQVNLETPTQLMALPGSILPQAMIQLRLIISFSKSSFLSNYSTFKVPTIFFPKYKPLEIEYIVSQTPGFSDDPLLLEKMDEIGCGNTEQFRSEIFEKYIHFLIESLIVYTGYDPTALIDIMRIKWRCFVRSLNQENIKNTVQLYKSNLELFNKPNERLIPQTSRSDQNSLSGTGSVGYSSHSLCFMAKYLLIAAYLASYLNHRYDSKVFSKKSHLRGGRSSYGRRSKPANNPRYLQPSGFSLERMLAIFQSIYPVRVSKELSPDFFQRDVHMKANVEVYENVSELITSQLLTGLNMHKLGYLHERLKFKVNVTWDYILLVAGSVDFDISEYFSDVVE
- the DSL1 gene encoding Dsl1p (weakly similar to uniprot|P53847 Saccharomyces cerevisiae YNL258C DSL1 Endoplasmic reticulum (ER)-localized peripheral membrane protein required for Golgi-to-ER retrograde traffic component of the ER target site that interacts with coatomer the major component of the COPI vesicle protein coat); this encodes MATLEKLLNDLLSDTSALSQAIEADPQFKSSDSVHPKPNSKLLEEVLREDSDLTKDLAKYNQYKILSDLLKEFNTNYELNELENCYYSLQNIHKKFKDVNISGESFRFQQSVATYIDCLHLNVLERFKEVSNMFYTISGNEMMFKKTIELDSVEFNFDEMVELFENNFFDHNMIDQTHWFIASTNLETYKDKEIVLLQEILDDTVKLNPLIKFFKEFVFDEKCIMVRAEPGKLTLATSEYNSLDQIKSYQTLTTFIENDLSKHAKESVMIHFGNVLLTELLKIIRANPELLSNDKEQTTEIISSIHDSLTKISEETEWAYDGFELNRILKDENIYTTLKFESMMQQRVIQIRSIPEEEYHELVSVQFKTDGGKYEKGEKQDLELSEKKTENGKDTESWGWNENQDSDEHDGWDEELDIDVDNVPIQVSVFVQSAAKVFTEFEQGCDTIGRSKVESIYLYKFNLLQTAFFAMVSEKVNDWTQLYKDVRYLYTENPKLLQLMELNSRRLDLNLNLIKKTIYKLVNDQLQELKDNERTPDWDITISSLLPYLKKTALPTLYKLEDNTILVALIRYIVHDLVIDNILHWRVISEKSSENLSEFIMLLLSGLEIPRLNLIETYRHSREKLGILSKILTAHLKDILEMFYEGEFFLFETDEIVQWIILLFADTPTRRDCIDEIRRVREEATD